In Mycobacterium sp. JS623, one genomic interval encodes:
- a CDS encoding CaiB/BaiF CoA transferase family protein, protein MRPLEGIRVLEVAMYGFVPSAGAVLGEWGADVIKVEHAVTGDPQRGLRQTGPLRVEGDPNPNIEHANRGKRSIGLDMSVPAGLEVLLDLARRADVFLTSFLPGHRQKFGIDVDDIRAVNPNIIYARGSALGPRGEESVKGGYDMTAFWCRAGTAATITPPGIEGMIGPPGPAYGDTISGTNLAGGIAAALLKRERVGEPSVVDVSLLGSGLWSMGHTVALTSHLNQLMVQPPPGVHGSPINPLVGVYPTADDRYISFVMMQPTKFWADVCRHMDLEDLIDDPRFASVESIAENTAAAVEILREAMAKRTLPEWSERFSTLAGPWAPVQDTLQAADDAQIRANEYIVSTGELELVANPVQFDVSAPQTGPAPGFAEQTDEILLELGLDWDRIIELKTAGAVT, encoded by the coding sequence ATGCGCCCGCTCGAAGGAATTCGCGTCCTCGAGGTCGCGATGTACGGGTTCGTCCCGTCGGCGGGCGCAGTGCTCGGGGAGTGGGGCGCCGACGTCATCAAGGTCGAGCACGCCGTCACGGGTGATCCGCAGCGCGGCCTGCGCCAGACCGGCCCGCTTCGCGTCGAAGGAGACCCCAATCCGAACATCGAGCACGCCAACCGCGGCAAGCGCAGCATCGGGCTGGACATGTCCGTGCCAGCGGGCCTCGAAGTGCTGCTTGACCTCGCTCGCCGCGCTGACGTGTTCCTGACCAGCTTCCTGCCGGGACATCGGCAGAAGTTCGGCATCGACGTCGACGACATACGCGCCGTGAACCCCAACATCATCTACGCGCGGGGCAGTGCTCTGGGTCCGCGCGGAGAGGAGTCGGTCAAGGGCGGCTACGACATGACCGCCTTCTGGTGTCGTGCAGGCACCGCGGCGACCATCACCCCGCCCGGCATCGAGGGCATGATCGGGCCGCCGGGACCCGCGTACGGCGACACGATCTCGGGCACCAACCTGGCAGGCGGCATCGCAGCTGCGCTGTTGAAGCGCGAACGCGTCGGCGAACCGTCGGTCGTCGACGTCTCCCTGCTCGGCAGCGGGCTGTGGTCAATGGGCCACACCGTCGCGCTGACCTCGCATCTGAACCAGCTCATGGTGCAGCCCCCGCCGGGTGTGCACGGCTCGCCGATCAACCCGCTGGTGGGCGTGTATCCGACCGCCGACGACCGCTACATCTCCTTCGTGATGATGCAGCCGACGAAATTCTGGGCCGACGTGTGCCGACACATGGACCTCGAGGATCTGATCGACGATCCGCGATTCGCGTCGGTCGAGTCGATCGCCGAGAACACGGCGGCGGCCGTCGAGATCCTGCGGGAGGCGATGGCCAAGCGGACGCTTCCCGAGTGGAGTGAGCGGTTCTCGACGCTGGCCGGGCCGTGGGCGCCGGTGCAGGACACACTGCAGGCCGCAGATGACGCCCAGATCCGGGCGAATGAGTACATCGTCTCCACGGGTGAGCTCGAATTGGTCGCGAATCCGGTGCAATTCGATGTCAGCGCACCGCAAACCGGCCCCGCGCCAGGCTTCGCGGAGCAAACTGACGAAATCTTGCTGGAACTCGGTTTGGACTGGGACCGCATCATCGAGCTCAAGACGGCCGGCGCCGTCACCTAG
- a CDS encoding aldehyde dehydrogenase family protein produces MQETPTISSDAASPGTTESRLLIDGRLLDTERTFPSVNPATGGVLGYAPDATVADAEAAVSAARRAFDTTDWSTNTELRVHCLEQLHRALLEHRDELAALTIAEVGATESLCQGAQLDAPIDIVRYYAELLRTYPMTEDLGNIESRGMQHHRWVEKEAGGVVAAIIAYNYPNQLALAKLAPALAAGCTVVLKAAPDTPLITLALGELIANHTDIPAGVVNVLSGADPEVGAVLTTSPDVDMVTFTGSTPTGRRIMAAASDTLKRVFLELGGKSAAIVLDDADFNTAALFSAFSMVTHAGQGCALTSRLLVPKKNHDEIVELVKNNFGLVRYGDPTDPSTYMGPLISEKQRDKVDGMVKRAVEAGATLVTGGEKVDPGYFYTPTLLTHVDPDSEIAQEEVFGPVLVVIGYDDDDDAVEIANNSIYGLSGAVFGSEDRALAVARRIRTGTFSINGGMYFNPDSPFGGYKQSGIGREMGTAGLEEFLESKTIATVVG; encoded by the coding sequence GTGCAGGAAACGCCCACCATTTCGAGTGACGCAGCCAGCCCAGGAACGACCGAATCACGGCTCTTGATCGACGGACGGCTGCTCGACACCGAGCGGACGTTTCCTTCTGTTAATCCCGCCACGGGCGGGGTGCTCGGTTATGCACCCGATGCGACCGTCGCCGATGCCGAGGCCGCCGTCTCCGCTGCGCGGCGCGCCTTCGATACGACCGATTGGTCGACCAACACCGAACTGCGTGTGCACTGCCTCGAGCAGTTGCATCGGGCACTGCTCGAGCACCGCGACGAGCTCGCCGCATTGACCATCGCCGAAGTCGGCGCCACTGAGTCGCTGTGCCAAGGCGCTCAGCTGGATGCGCCGATCGACATCGTCCGCTACTACGCCGAGCTGCTGCGGACCTATCCGATGACCGAGGACCTCGGGAACATCGAGAGCCGTGGCATGCAGCACCACCGCTGGGTGGAAAAGGAAGCCGGCGGGGTGGTGGCCGCGATCATCGCCTACAACTATCCGAACCAGCTCGCGCTGGCCAAGCTCGCCCCCGCGCTCGCCGCGGGCTGCACGGTGGTGCTCAAGGCTGCGCCGGACACCCCGCTGATCACACTCGCGCTCGGCGAACTGATCGCCAACCACACCGACATTCCTGCCGGCGTGGTGAACGTACTGAGTGGGGCAGACCCGGAGGTCGGCGCCGTGCTGACCACTAGTCCCGACGTCGACATGGTCACCTTCACGGGATCGACGCCGACTGGCCGTCGAATCATGGCCGCCGCCAGCGACACCCTCAAGAGAGTCTTCCTCGAGCTGGGTGGCAAGTCCGCGGCGATCGTTCTCGACGATGCCGACTTCAATACCGCGGCCTTGTTCTCCGCGTTCTCGATGGTGACGCACGCCGGCCAGGGCTGCGCGCTGACCTCTCGGCTGCTGGTTCCGAAGAAGAACCACGACGAGATCGTCGAGCTGGTGAAGAACAACTTCGGTTTGGTGCGCTACGGCGACCCCACCGACCCCAGCACGTATATGGGCCCGCTGATCAGCGAGAAGCAGCGCGACAAGGTCGACGGGATGGTCAAACGTGCGGTCGAGGCCGGCGCCACGCTGGTGACCGGCGGCGAAAAGGTCGATCCTGGCTACTTCTATACGCCGACGCTGCTCACCCACGTCGACCCCGATAGCGAGATCGCTCAAGAAGAGGTGTTCGGTCCCGTCCTGGTGGTCATCGGCTACGACGATGATGACGACGCGGTGGAGATCGCGAACAACTCCATCTACGGGCTCTCTGGCGCGGTATTCGGCAGTGAGGACCGTGCGCTTGCCGTGGCCCGTCGGATCAGGACCGGCACGTTTTCGATCAACGGCGGCATGTACTTCAATCCCGACAGCCCGTTCGGCGGCTACAAACAATCCGGCATCGGTCGCGAGATGGGCACTGCCGGACTCGAGGAGTTCCTCGAGTCGAAGACGATCGCGACGGTGGTCGGCTAA
- a CDS encoding SDR family NAD(P)-dependent oxidoreductase has translation MKTAVVTGGGSGIGLAVAHRLRADGLHVATIDLNPSEDQFGYTADVTDRAAVNEALAAIRAQLGPVTVLVNAAGLEKFKRFTDLTFEDWQRVIDVNLNGVFHCIQAVLPDMIEAGWGRIVNISSSSTHSGQPYMSPYVAAKSAVNGLTKSLALEYGPAGVTVNAVPPGFIDTPMLRKSEERGYLVVEKNIEATPVRRIGRPEDIAAACAFLISEEAGYITGQILGVNGGRNT, from the coding sequence GTGAAGACCGCGGTGGTAACGGGCGGCGGCTCCGGCATCGGACTGGCCGTCGCTCACCGTCTGCGTGCCGACGGTTTGCACGTCGCCACGATCGACCTCAACCCATCCGAGGATCAATTCGGCTACACCGCGGATGTCACAGATCGTGCCGCGGTCAACGAGGCGTTGGCCGCGATCCGCGCCCAGTTGGGGCCGGTGACGGTCTTGGTGAACGCCGCCGGGCTCGAGAAGTTCAAGCGATTCACCGACCTGACGTTCGAGGACTGGCAGCGGGTGATCGACGTCAACCTCAACGGCGTCTTCCACTGCATCCAGGCCGTGCTGCCGGACATGATCGAGGCCGGCTGGGGCCGCATCGTCAACATCTCCTCCTCGAGCACACATTCCGGGCAGCCGTACATGTCGCCGTATGTGGCCGCCAAGTCGGCGGTCAACGGGCTGACGAAGTCGCTTGCGCTCGAATACGGTCCGGCCGGCGTCACCGTCAACGCCGTGCCGCCGGGCTTCATCGACACCCCGATGCTGCGCAAGTCCGAGGAACGCGGCTATCTCGTCGTCGAGAAGAACATCGAAGCGACACCCGTGCGCCGCATCGGCAGGCCCGAGGACATCGCCGCCGCGTGTGCATTCCTGATTTCTGAGGAAGCCGGCTACATCACCGGACAGATCTTGGGCGTCAACGGCGGCCGAAACACATAG
- a CDS encoding mycofactocin-coupled SDR family oxidoreductase, with protein MGRVQGKVAFVTGAGRGQGRSHAIRLAEEGADIIAVDRCEDFSTIGYPMATPEDLEETAQFIEKTGQRVVTAKVDVSDAVGLKSAVDNAVAELGGLDIVVTSAGIAGMKGSGDMHAWVDVINTNLIGTLNAIHVALPHLREGASIIATGSTAALMDVSKNDNPGTDPGGAAYLHSKRLLSQYVHNLATELAPRGIRANVIHPTNCNTPMLQSEPMYKSFRPDLEHPTKADAEPVFYVQQAMKVPWIEPEDISNMVLFLASDEARYITGTQQRVDAGGYLKWYDYHI; from the coding sequence ATGGGACGTGTACAAGGCAAAGTCGCATTTGTCACCGGCGCAGGGCGCGGCCAGGGCCGCAGCCACGCGATACGGCTCGCAGAAGAGGGCGCGGACATCATCGCGGTCGACCGCTGCGAAGATTTTTCGACGATCGGCTATCCGATGGCTACGCCCGAGGATCTCGAGGAAACCGCGCAGTTCATCGAGAAGACCGGGCAGCGTGTCGTCACGGCGAAGGTCGACGTCAGTGATGCGGTTGGGCTCAAATCGGCGGTGGACAACGCCGTCGCCGAATTGGGCGGCCTCGACATCGTCGTCACGTCGGCTGGAATCGCTGGCATGAAGGGCTCGGGCGACATGCACGCCTGGGTGGACGTGATCAACACCAACCTGATCGGCACGTTGAACGCAATCCATGTCGCACTGCCGCATCTCCGTGAAGGCGCGTCGATCATCGCCACCGGTTCGACCGCGGCCCTGATGGACGTCTCCAAGAACGACAACCCCGGCACTGATCCTGGGGGCGCGGCCTATCTTCATTCGAAGCGGTTGCTGTCGCAGTACGTGCACAACCTGGCGACCGAGCTTGCACCGCGGGGCATCCGCGCCAACGTTATCCACCCGACCAACTGCAACACCCCGATGCTGCAGAGCGAGCCCATGTACAAGTCGTTCCGACCCGACCTGGAGCACCCGACCAAGGCCGACGCAGAACCGGTGTTCTACGTCCAGCAGGCGATGAAGGTGCCGTGGATTGAGCCCGAAGACATCAGCAACATGGTGCTCTTCCTGGCGTCGGACGAGGCCCGCTACATCACAGGCACACAGCAGCGGGTCGACGCCGGCGGCTACCTCAAGTGGTACGACTACCACATCTGA
- a CDS encoding ferredoxin, with protein sequence MKVFVDSARCQGHTLCSMIAPDSFELSDIDGTSSPVNEVVPADQEDAVREAVHSCPEQAITIEE encoded by the coding sequence ATGAAGGTTTTCGTTGATTCTGCGCGCTGCCAAGGCCACACGCTGTGCTCGATGATCGCCCCGGATTCGTTTGAGCTCAGCGACATTGACGGCACGTCGTCGCCAGTGAACGAAGTGGTGCCGGCGGACCAGGAGGACGCCGTCCGCGAGGCGGTGCACTCGTGCCCGGAGCAGGCCATCACGATCGAAGAATGA
- a CDS encoding cytochrome P450 gives MSVDDISAADRKKNRYYFDRHTPEYRLQFEKITEEMQSKCPVAWSETYNGHWVAADSKHVFELARCPAVSNHHDLTGETPYQGITIPKAQRATVVRGGILEMDEPEHSTYRGALNPYLSPAAVKRWQPFVDEIVRASLDEKIESGHIDFVDDLANIVPAVLTLAMMGIELKKWPVYSEPAHLSVSTPEHSADAARVAEMNRQMGIDMINTMNEIRENPRPGLVNALLQLRIDGEPAPDLEILGNLGLIIGGGFDTTTALTAHALEWLSEHPDQRLLLSRERDTLLNPATEEFLRFFTPAPGDGRTFSEDVEVEGQQFKEGERLWVSWAMANRDPAVFEAPNEIILDRKGNRHFSFGIGVHRCVGSNVARTVFKSMLTAVLDRMPDYVCDPERTEHYETIGVIQGMKHLPATFTPGKPLGPGLDETLEKLQRICDEQELARPITERKEAAVID, from the coding sequence GTGAGCGTCGACGACATCAGCGCCGCCGATCGCAAGAAGAACCGGTACTACTTTGACCGCCACACCCCCGAGTACCGGCTGCAGTTCGAAAAAATCACCGAGGAAATGCAGTCCAAATGCCCGGTGGCGTGGTCGGAGACCTACAACGGGCACTGGGTTGCCGCGGACAGCAAGCATGTCTTCGAATTGGCCCGCTGCCCAGCGGTTTCCAATCATCACGACCTGACCGGCGAGACGCCCTATCAGGGCATCACGATCCCCAAGGCCCAACGCGCGACCGTGGTGCGCGGCGGCATCCTGGAAATGGATGAGCCCGAGCACAGTACGTACCGGGGTGCGCTGAACCCGTATTTGTCTCCGGCTGCAGTCAAGCGGTGGCAGCCGTTCGTCGACGAGATCGTGCGCGCATCGCTCGACGAGAAGATCGAGTCGGGCCACATCGACTTCGTCGACGATCTCGCCAACATCGTGCCCGCGGTGCTCACCCTCGCGATGATGGGCATCGAGCTGAAGAAGTGGCCGGTTTACAGCGAGCCTGCGCATCTCTCGGTGTCCACCCCTGAGCACTCGGCTGACGCCGCGCGCGTCGCCGAGATGAATCGGCAGATGGGCATCGACATGATCAACACCATGAACGAGATCCGGGAGAACCCGCGGCCCGGCCTGGTCAATGCACTGCTGCAGCTGCGCATCGATGGCGAGCCAGCGCCCGATTTGGAAATCCTCGGCAACCTGGGTTTGATCATCGGCGGAGGGTTCGATACCACCACCGCGCTGACCGCGCACGCACTGGAGTGGTTGTCGGAGCACCCCGACCAGCGCCTGCTGCTCAGCCGTGAACGCGACACGCTACTCAACCCTGCCACCGAAGAGTTCCTTCGCTTCTTCACGCCCGCGCCCGGCGACGGCCGCACGTTCTCCGAGGACGTCGAGGTCGAGGGCCAGCAGTTCAAGGAGGGTGAGCGACTCTGGGTGTCGTGGGCCATGGCTAACCGCGATCCCGCGGTATTCGAGGCGCCCAACGAGATCATCCTCGACCGGAAAGGCAACCGGCACTTCAGCTTTGGTATCGGCGTGCACCGCTGTGTCGGGTCCAATGTCGCCCGCACCGTCTTCAAGTCGATGCTCACCGCCGTCCTCGACCGGATGCCCGACTATGTGTGCGACCCCGAACGCACCGAGCACTACGAGACCATCGGCGTCATCCAGGGCATGAAGCACCTGCCGGCGACGTTCACCCCTGGCAAGCCGCTGGGTCCGGGCCTCGACGAGACGCTGGAAAAGCTGCAACGGATTTGCGACGAGCAGGAGCTGGCCCGGCCGATCACCGAGCGCAAGGAAGCGGCCGTAATCGACTGA
- a CDS encoding amidase family protein yields the protein MSDIGYRPAHALAEAIRRRELSSRELLEHYLARVDRLNPALNAVVTLDADGARQAADAADEALARGDVIGPLHGVPMTIKDCYDTAGMRTTCGVEDWDCVPERDAEAVRRFRDAGAVIFGKTNTPAFTADWQTYNPMFGTTNNPWDTTCSSGGSSGGSAAALAAGLTALELGSDIAGSIRVPSNWCGTCGHKPSFGVVPQRGHLPSAPGALADRDLNVVGPMARDVDDLEMALDILAGPAGDQAKGWRLELPPARATALSELRLALWLDDPAYPVEGDVQEVLETTVTALRKAGARFVDASPPVTLAELVPLHMELLYPVMEPSSEMLHRNWLSVNEKRERLRVRIAEFFREVDAMLMPVAVVAAIPHTHDIPLASRVVQTHAGSRPYLDMFGWVGLATVAYLPATVVPVGRTQTGLPVGIQIVGPYLEDRTTLSVARCIEELLGGFVPPPGY from the coding sequence ATGTCCGACATCGGTTACCGGCCGGCACACGCGTTGGCCGAGGCCATCCGTCGCCGCGAGCTCTCCAGCCGTGAGCTGTTGGAGCACTACCTCGCGCGGGTAGACCGGCTGAATCCGGCCCTCAACGCCGTCGTCACCCTCGACGCCGACGGAGCGCGGCAGGCTGCGGATGCCGCCGATGAGGCGCTGGCGCGCGGCGACGTCATCGGCCCCCTGCACGGCGTGCCGATGACCATCAAGGACTGTTACGACACGGCGGGCATGCGCACCACCTGTGGCGTCGAAGACTGGGACTGCGTGCCAGAGCGCGATGCCGAAGCGGTGCGACGGTTCCGGGACGCGGGCGCGGTGATCTTCGGCAAGACCAACACGCCCGCCTTTACGGCCGACTGGCAGACGTACAACCCGATGTTCGGCACCACCAACAACCCTTGGGACACAACGTGTTCCAGCGGCGGGTCATCTGGCGGGTCCGCTGCCGCCCTCGCAGCGGGGTTGACGGCTCTCGAATTGGGCAGTGATATCGCGGGCTCGATACGCGTGCCGTCGAATTGGTGCGGAACATGCGGGCACAAACCAAGTTTCGGCGTCGTACCGCAGCGGGGGCACCTGCCGTCGGCGCCAGGGGCGCTCGCGGACAGGGATCTCAACGTCGTCGGGCCAATGGCTCGTGACGTCGACGACCTCGAGATGGCCCTCGACATCCTGGCCGGGCCGGCGGGGGATCAGGCCAAGGGGTGGCGCCTCGAGCTGCCGCCCGCCCGGGCAACGGCGTTGTCCGAGTTGCGACTAGCGCTCTGGCTCGATGATCCGGCCTACCCTGTCGAGGGCGACGTGCAGGAGGTTCTTGAAACAACGGTGACCGCTTTGCGTAAGGCCGGTGCCCGCTTCGTCGACGCCTCGCCGCCGGTAACGTTGGCCGAACTGGTGCCGCTGCACATGGAGTTGCTGTACCCGGTGATGGAACCGTCGTCGGAGATGCTGCATCGAAACTGGTTGTCAGTCAACGAGAAACGCGAGCGGCTGCGGGTGCGGATTGCGGAGTTCTTCCGCGAGGTGGATGCCATGCTCATGCCTGTCGCTGTGGTTGCGGCGATCCCACACACTCACGACATCCCGTTGGCTAGCCGGGTAGTCCAGACACATGCCGGCAGCCGACCGTATCTGGACATGTTCGGCTGGGTCGGCCTGGCGACCGTTGCTTACCTGCCCGCGACCGTCGTCCCGGTCGGTCGCACGCAAACAGGACTGCCGGTGGGGATTCAGATCGTCGGGCCTTACCTCGAGGACCGGACAACGCTTTCGGTCGCGCGCTGCATTGAGGAACTGCTCGGAGGGTTCGTGCCGCCTCCCGGTTATTAG
- a CDS encoding acyl-CoA dehydrogenase family protein, translating to MQLTFDSDVEEFRAEFAAFLDEHLPSEAQTLERPRSVSHMPQWARDWQRLLFDNGWLLPAQPPEFGGRNATVLQQYVHLDELCRRRIYHSFNPQGVNIIAASLISFGSDEQKHRWAVPVLRGEKTASLGMSEPSAGSDLASLRTRAVLDGDHFVVNGQKVWTSGAHDADLLLTFVRTDPDAAKHKGISALIIPTDTPGVVCRPFADMTGQENLDFNEVFFTDARVPAENLVGPLNGGWGVANGSLGHERTMMWLGFADRIDNMIADFRPRTELQRDQYATTIMDYLALRAMGSAALARAARGEMDTASVSVLKLFGSEAERQAFENALTAAGPDGLTHPSTTGPYAHMNLDHYFASWFERYARSFGGTIAGGTSEIQRNIIATQVLGLPRR from the coding sequence ATGCAGCTGACTTTTGATTCCGACGTCGAGGAGTTCCGCGCCGAGTTCGCCGCGTTCCTCGATGAGCATCTTCCGTCTGAGGCGCAGACACTGGAGCGGCCGCGATCGGTATCGCACATGCCGCAGTGGGCGCGCGACTGGCAACGGCTGCTGTTCGACAACGGATGGCTGCTGCCCGCACAGCCGCCCGAGTTCGGCGGACGCAATGCCACTGTGCTGCAGCAGTACGTCCATCTCGACGAGCTGTGTCGGCGACGGATCTACCACAGCTTCAACCCGCAGGGCGTCAACATCATTGCGGCGTCACTGATTTCGTTCGGATCCGACGAGCAGAAGCACCGCTGGGCCGTGCCGGTGTTGCGTGGCGAGAAGACCGCGTCGCTCGGGATGAGCGAGCCGAGCGCGGGATCCGATCTCGCATCGCTGCGGACCCGCGCCGTGCTCGACGGCGACCACTTCGTGGTCAACGGCCAGAAGGTCTGGACGTCGGGTGCCCACGACGCCGACTTGCTGCTGACCTTCGTGCGCACCGACCCGGACGCGGCCAAGCACAAGGGCATCAGCGCGCTGATCATTCCCACCGACACTCCCGGTGTGGTGTGTCGGCCATTCGCCGACATGACCGGACAGGAGAACCTCGACTTCAACGAGGTCTTCTTCACCGACGCGCGAGTGCCCGCCGAGAACCTCGTCGGCCCGCTCAACGGCGGTTGGGGTGTGGCCAACGGATCGCTCGGCCACGAGCGCACGATGATGTGGCTCGGGTTCGCCGACCGGATAGACAACATGATCGCCGACTTCCGGCCACGCACAGAGCTTCAGCGAGACCAGTACGCCACGACGATCATGGACTACCTGGCGCTGCGGGCGATGGGCTCGGCGGCGCTGGCGCGCGCGGCCCGCGGCGAGATGGACACCGCATCGGTGTCGGTGCTCAAGCTGTTCGGTTCGGAGGCCGAACGGCAGGCGTTCGAGAATGCGCTGACCGCTGCGGGTCCCGACGGCCTGACGCATCCGTCGACGACGGGCCCGTACGCGCATATGAACCTCGATCATTACTTCGCGAGCTGGTTTGAGCGCTACGCCCGCAGCTTCGGCGGCACGATCGCGGGCGGGACGTCGGAGATCCAGCGCAACATCATCGCCACCCAGGTGCTGGGCTTGCCGCGGCGCTGA
- a CDS encoding acyl-CoA dehydrogenase family protein, giving the protein MLLEFDADQRLWQETVRDAVAKQCPASLVRGIAENGVDPSPLWQTYVDAGWTELTEPEHAVELAIVLEELGRATDPTPYLATLTQFAPLAGDRFDPLQAATAIYGGVTARRDADGWVLDGTAHHVLDGDRAQRVAVVTDAGVFVVDAGAVVARRSAVFDPVLHIAEVTFSGVHVPDSDRVHVDPESAHHVALAGMAITTVGACQRILDLVLEHVKQRQQFGVAIGSFQAVQHKAVDMHVATERARALSYFAALTISADDPRRRLAAAMAKAAAGEAQALVFRHGLQLFGAMGFTWENDLQFALKRAKAGELLLGGAAEHREVIAKEFNAADF; this is encoded by the coding sequence GTGTTACTGGAGTTCGATGCCGATCAGCGGCTCTGGCAGGAGACCGTCCGCGATGCCGTCGCCAAACAATGCCCCGCATCACTGGTGCGCGGCATCGCCGAGAACGGCGTCGACCCGTCCCCGCTGTGGCAGACCTACGTCGACGCGGGCTGGACGGAGCTGACCGAGCCTGAGCACGCCGTCGAGTTGGCGATCGTGCTCGAAGAGCTCGGTCGCGCCACGGACCCGACGCCGTACCTGGCAACGCTGACGCAGTTTGCGCCGCTGGCAGGGGACCGCTTTGATCCGCTGCAGGCGGCCACGGCGATCTATGGCGGCGTGACCGCGCGCCGGGATGCCGATGGCTGGGTGCTCGACGGCACCGCGCACCACGTGCTCGACGGTGACCGCGCCCAGCGGGTCGCGGTCGTCACCGACGCCGGGGTGTTCGTCGTCGACGCAGGCGCAGTGGTCGCCCGGCGCAGCGCCGTGTTCGATCCGGTGCTGCATATCGCCGAGGTGACGTTCTCGGGGGTGCATGTGCCCGACTCCGACCGCGTGCACGTCGATCCGGAGAGCGCCCATCACGTCGCGCTCGCCGGGATGGCGATCACCACGGTCGGTGCCTGCCAACGGATTCTGGATCTGGTGCTCGAACATGTGAAACAGCGTCAGCAGTTCGGCGTGGCGATCGGATCGTTCCAGGCCGTTCAGCACAAGGCCGTCGACATGCATGTCGCCACCGAGCGGGCTCGAGCGCTGTCTTACTTTGCCGCACTGACCATTTCGGCCGACGATCCGCGGCGCCGACTGGCGGCGGCGATGGCCAAGGCAGCGGCCGGGGAGGCGCAGGCGCTGGTGTTCCGGCACGGTCTGCAGCTGTTCGGTGCCATGGGATTCACCTGGGAGAACGACTTGCAGTTCGCGCTCAAGCGCGCGAAGGCCGGCGAACTTCTGCTCGGTGGCGCCGCAGAGCATCGTGAGGTTATTGCGAAGGAATTCAATGCAGCTGACTTTTGA
- a CDS encoding amidohydrolase family protein — MHIQDGTPSGFKTPVIDASVHIFSKSNKDLRSFLREPFKSRGFPDYEMDWYGAPGGEYAPNTEGDRRYPGSDPEFVGGQLFNDRGVDVAILHPMTRGIMPDRHLGTAIAAAHNELMVSRWLEDNPYADRFRGTIRVNPDDITGALREIAKYKDHPRVVQIGVPLQSRELYGKPQYWPLWEAAAEAGLPVSVHIEVGAGVSFAPTPSGVPRTYENYVSFMALNYLYHLMNLIVEGVFERMPTLKFVWADGAADLLTPFIWRMDCFGRPHLEQTPWAPKMPSDYLPGHTFFVQGAMDGPGDTEFAGEWFGFTGKDDMVMYGSSYPHWQLNELTVPAAYSDEQRDKLCWRNAAELYGIDVGAGVSAQ, encoded by the coding sequence ATGCACATACAGGACGGGACCCCGTCTGGTTTCAAGACACCCGTCATCGATGCCAGCGTGCACATCTTCAGCAAGTCGAACAAGGATCTGCGCAGCTTCCTTCGCGAGCCGTTCAAGAGCCGCGGCTTCCCCGACTACGAGATGGACTGGTACGGCGCGCCCGGCGGCGAATACGCCCCGAACACCGAGGGCGATCGCCGCTATCCCGGGTCGGACCCCGAGTTCGTTGGCGGCCAGTTGTTCAACGACCGCGGTGTCGACGTCGCGATCCTGCACCCGATGACCCGCGGCATCATGCCCGACCGCCACCTCGGCACAGCGATCGCGGCCGCGCACAACGAGCTGATGGTGTCGCGCTGGCTGGAGGACAACCCCTACGCCGACCGATTCCGCGGCACCATCCGCGTCAACCCCGACGACATCACCGGCGCACTGCGCGAAATCGCCAAGTACAAGGACCACCCTCGGGTGGTTCAGATCGGCGTCCCGCTGCAGTCGCGGGAACTGTATGGCAAACCTCAGTACTGGCCGCTGTGGGAGGCGGCCGCCGAGGCAGGCCTGCCGGTTTCAGTGCATATCGAGGTCGGCGCGGGCGTGTCCTTCGCACCGACACCGTCGGGCGTACCGCGGACATACGAGAACTACGTCAGCTTCATGGCGCTGAACTACCTGTATCACTTGATGAACCTGATCGTCGAAGGGGTATTCGAAAGGATGCCCACGTTGAAGTTCGTGTGGGCCGACGGGGCCGCCGACCTGCTGACGCCGTTCATCTGGCGGATGGACTGCTTCGGCCGTCCGCATCTCGAGCAGACGCCGTGGGCCCCGAAGATGCCGAGCGACTACTTGCCGGGGCATACGTTCTTCGTCCAAGGCGCGATGGACGGTCCCGGTGACACCGAGTTCGCCGGTGAGTGGTTCGGCTTCACCGGCAAGGACGACATGGTGATGTACGGATCGAGCTATCCGCACTGGCAACTGAACGAGCTGACGGTGCCCGCCGCGTACTCCGACGAACAACGCGACAAGCTCTGCTGGCGAAATGCCGCGGAGCTGTACGGCATAGACGTCGGCGCCGGCGTCAGCGCACAGTAA